A genomic window from Winogradskyella sp. J14-2 includes:
- a CDS encoding Lrp/AsnC family transcriptional regulator encodes MPKFKLDEVDHQILDMLIDNTRIPFTDIAKKLLISAGTVHVRVKKMEEAGIIKGSSLTLDYKKLGYSFIAYVGIFLQNTSQTKFVLERIESIPYVTVAHITTGKFNIFCKIRAKNTMHAKDIIFTIDDIEGVYRTETMISLEESINDKKRLMHTIFNEL; translated from the coding sequence ATGCCAAAGTTTAAATTAGACGAAGTTGATCACCAAATATTGGATATGCTCATAGATAATACGCGTATTCCTTTTACAGATATTGCAAAAAAATTATTGATCTCTGCAGGAACAGTTCACGTACGTGTAAAAAAAATGGAGGAGGCCGGAATCATTAAAGGGTCTTCACTAACTTTAGATTATAAAAAATTGGGATATTCGTTTATTGCCTATGTAGGTATTTTTCTTCAGAATACCTCTCAAACTAAGTTTGTGTTAGAACGCATTGAAAGTATACCTTACGTTACCGTGGCTCATATAACTACCGGAAAGTTTAATATTTTCTGTAAGATAAGAGCAAAAAATACGATGCATGCAAAGGATATAATTTTTACAATAGATGATATTGAAGGCGTTTATAGAACAGAAACTATGATATCTCTAGAAGAAAGTATAAATGACAAGAAGCGTTTAATGCATACCATTTTTAACGAGCTGTAA
- a CDS encoding M14 metallopeptidase family protein: MELEQLKSLFSLLKVSELFGRYITNYNIEKYLNTIPKSMISIIGYSVEKRPIYSLRIGHGSKKILMWSQMHGNESTTTKALMDCVNLFLTNNKYPNTILESCTLQIIPILNPDGAERYSRFNANNVDLNRDAQELSQPESKVLRKVFNDFKPHYCFNLHGQRTIYNVGKTNKSSVLSFLSPSQNIQRSLTPNRKAAMALIAEMSKALQEIIPNGVARYDDGFNLNCVGDTFQSLNVPTILFEAGHYPEDYNREKVRFLMVLAILKALESITSGFSVSDYQDYLTIPENSKQFYDIIIRNAKLKEDSIKITDIGIQYEERLVDDGIEFIPKIEAVKKLNNFYGHKEINAECKLVKSQFNTTVKVTNENDFVLINNEKISLKP, translated from the coding sequence ATGGAATTAGAGCAGCTCAAAAGTTTATTTTCTTTACTAAAGGTATCAGAATTATTTGGTAGATATATCACTAATTATAACATTGAAAAATACCTCAATACAATACCAAAATCTATGATTTCTATAATCGGGTATTCTGTTGAAAAACGACCTATATATTCTCTTAGGATTGGTCATGGATCTAAAAAGATTTTAATGTGGTCTCAGATGCATGGCAATGAGTCTACAACAACTAAGGCTCTAATGGATTGTGTAAACCTGTTTCTAACCAATAACAAGTATCCTAATACCATATTAGAATCTTGTACATTACAGATTATACCAATTCTTAATCCAGATGGTGCAGAACGCTATTCGCGGTTTAATGCAAATAATGTGGATTTAAATAGAGATGCACAAGAGCTATCACAACCAGAAAGTAAAGTTTTAAGAAAAGTGTTTAATGACTTTAAACCACATTACTGTTTTAATCTTCATGGGCAACGCACCATATATAATGTTGGTAAAACCAATAAATCATCAGTGCTATCTTTTTTATCCCCTTCTCAGAACATACAGCGTTCGCTAACACCAAATAGAAAAGCGGCCATGGCATTGATTGCCGAAATGAGTAAAGCACTGCAGGAAATAATACCAAACGGAGTGGCGAGATACGACGATGGTTTTAACCTCAACTGCGTTGGCGACACGTTTCAAAGTTTAAATGTGCCAACAATTTTGTTTGAAGCTGGTCATTATCCAGAGGATTACAATAGGGAAAAAGTTCGTTTTTTAATGGTTTTGGCTATTCTAAAAGCTTTAGAGAGCATAACGTCCGGTTTTTCTGTTAGTGATTATCAAGATTATCTAACCATTCCTGAAAATTCTAAACAGTTTTATGACATTATTATACGCAATGCAAAATTAAAAGAAGATTCTATTAAAATTACTGATATTGGAATTCAGTATGAAGAGCGGTTAGTTGATGATGGTATTGAGTTTATCCCCAAAATTGAAGCTGTTAAAAAGTTAAATAATTTTTACGGTCATAAAGAAATAAACGCAGAATGTAAGTTGGTAAAAAGCCAATTTAATACCACTGTAAAAGTTACTAACGAAAACGATTTCGTATTAATAAATAATGAAAAAATCTCACTAAAACCTTAA
- a CDS encoding TerC family protein: MLEFLLTSDAIMALLTLTFLEIILGIDNIVFISIAANKLPEHQRNKATNIGLVLAMVQRIVLLFFVTFLIGLSEPFLKYESEWFKIALSWQAIILFAGGLFLIYKSTSEIREKVEDPGHDEKGVKSKVITSLSQAITQILIIDFIFSVDSILTAVGMTNGLHPNSNYTLMLMIIAVVISIVVMIGFANPIRKFIDRNPSMQILGLAFLILIGFMLITEAAHLSHTAFFGKTVGAIPKGYLYFAIAFSLFVEFLNFKTKKLRHKNNY, encoded by the coding sequence ATGTTAGAATTTTTATTAACATCTGATGCCATCATGGCACTTTTAACATTGACATTCTTAGAGATTATTCTAGGCATAGACAATATTGTGTTTATTTCTATTGCAGCTAATAAATTACCAGAACACCAAAGAAATAAAGCTACAAACATAGGTTTGGTTTTAGCCATGGTACAGCGTATAGTTTTGTTATTCTTTGTAACATTCCTTATCGGCTTGAGCGAACCTTTTCTTAAATATGAATCTGAATGGTTTAAAATAGCACTAAGTTGGCAAGCGATCATTTTATTTGCAGGTGGACTTTTTTTAATTTACAAAAGCACCTCCGAAATAAGAGAAAAGGTAGAAGATCCAGGTCATGATGAAAAAGGGGTGAAATCTAAAGTTATTACATCACTATCACAAGCTATAACTCAGATCTTAATTATAGATTTTATTTTCTCTGTAGATTCCATATTAACAGCAGTAGGTATGACAAACGGCTTACACCCAAATAGCAACTATACACTTATGTTAATGATTATAGCTGTTGTTATTTCTATAGTTGTAATGATAGGTTTTGCAAACCCAATCCGAAAGTTTATAGACCGAAATCCTAGCATGCAAATCTTAGGTTTAGCATTTTTAATTCTTATAGGTTTTATGCTTATAACTGAAGCTGCACATCTTTCCCACACGGCGTTCTTTGGCAAAACTGTGGGTGCAATACCAAAAGGATACCTTTACTTTGCTATAGCCTTTTCACTCTTTGTAGAGTTTTTGAATTTTAAAACAAAAAAACTAAGGCACAAAAATAACTATTGA
- a CDS encoding proline dehydrogenase family protein: protein MINRSLFENTATAFALKSDSELERAYFLFKMISSQPLVRIGTAATNFALKANLPVEGLIRSTVFDHFCGGVNEEDCLSVIDKLYTKGVSSVLDYSVEGKEVEEEFDSALEKILKIIHFCDEREAMPIVVFKPTGFGRFSLYQKKTEGKALTASEKEEWYRIVKRFDAVCKLAKEKDVEVLIDAEESWMQDAADDLVVDMMRKYNNGKTIVYNTIQCYRWDRFEYVKKLHKQAKDEGFSIGLKIVRGAYMEKERNRAEENGYESPICENKKATDDTFNKTLSYSLENSKDISVFIGTHNEESCYLAMELMATYGISKDDNNVWFGQLYGMSDHISYNLAAEGYNVAKYIPFGPVKDVMPYLIRRAEENTSVAGQTNRELTLLKTERKRRKV, encoded by the coding sequence ATGATAAACCGTTCTCTCTTCGAAAACACTGCTACTGCTTTTGCGCTGAAATCTGATTCTGAATTAGAGCGTGCTTATTTTTTATTTAAAATGATTTCTTCTCAACCTCTTGTTCGTATTGGTACAGCAGCGACAAATTTTGCTCTTAAAGCAAATTTACCAGTTGAAGGCTTAATACGTTCTACCGTTTTTGATCATTTTTGTGGAGGCGTTAATGAAGAGGATTGTTTGTCTGTAATTGATAAATTATATACAAAAGGAGTAAGTTCGGTTTTAGACTATTCTGTTGAAGGCAAAGAAGTAGAAGAGGAGTTTGACAGTGCGCTAGAAAAAATCTTAAAGATTATCCACTTCTGCGATGAGAGAGAGGCTATGCCAATAGTTGTATTTAAACCAACGGGTTTTGGACGGTTTTCATTATACCAAAAGAAAACAGAGGGCAAAGCGCTAACCGCTTCTGAAAAAGAGGAGTGGTATAGAATCGTTAAGCGTTTTGATGCTGTTTGTAAACTAGCAAAGGAAAAAGATGTTGAAGTATTAATTGATGCCGAAGAGAGTTGGATGCAAGATGCAGCAGATGATTTGGTTGTAGATATGATGCGTAAATACAACAACGGTAAAACGATTGTTTATAATACTATTCAGTGTTATCGATGGGATAGATTTGAATATGTTAAAAAATTGCATAAACAGGCAAAGGATGAGGGCTTTAGCATTGGTTTAAAAATAGTTAGAGGTGCTTACATGGAAAAAGAGCGCAATAGGGCCGAAGAAAATGGATATGAGTCACCAATTTGTGAAAATAAAAAAGCAACAGACGATACTTTTAATAAAACACTATCGTATAGTTTAGAAAACTCAAAAGATATTTCGGTTTTTATAGGCACCCATAATGAAGAGAGTTGTTATTTAGCGATGGAATTAATGGCAACATACGGTATCAGCAAAGACGATAATAATGTTTGGTTTGGTCAGTTGTATGGTATGAGCGATCATATTAGTTATAATTTGGCAGCAGAAGGTTACAATGTGGCTAAATATATTCCTTTTGGACCAGTTAAAGATGTTATGCCCTATCTTATAAGAAGAGCAGAGGAGAACACCTCTGTTGCAGGCCAAACAAATAGAGAATTAACACTTTTAAAAACTGAAAGAAAAAGACGAAAAGTATAA
- a CDS encoding DNA gyrase/topoisomerase IV subunit A, producing MAEDQNEELLNDDKGNQETITKVTGMYKDWFLDYASYVILERAVPAIEDGFKPVQRRIMHSMKDLDDGRYNKVANIVGHTMQYHPHGDASIADAMVQIGQKDLLIDTQGNWGNILTGDSAAASRYIEARLSKFALDVVYNPKITEWQASYDGRRKEPINLPVMFPLLLAQGGEGIAVGLSTKILPHNFIELIDASVKHLKGKRFTIYPDFPTAGIADISNYNDGLRGGKVRVRAKISQVDKNTLAITEIPYGTTTSSLIDSILKANDKGKIKIKRIEDNTAAEVEILIHLPSGLSPDKTIDALYAFTACETSISPLGCVIEDNKPLFIGVTEMLRRSTDNTVQLLKQELEIKLGEFEEQWHFASLERIFIENRIYRDIEEEETWEGVIKAIDKGLQPHIKHLKRAVTEEDIVRLTEIRIKRISKFDIDKAQQKIEALEDQIAEVKNHLANLIDYAIAYFERLKKEYGEGKERKTELRIFDDVDATKVVIRNTKLYVNREEGFVGTSLKRDEYVCDCSDIDDIIVFTQEGKMMVTKVDSKTFVGKNIIHVAVFKKKDKRTIYNMIYRDGKKGPSYVKRFAVTSITRDREYDMTNGNNGSVVWYFSANPNGEAEVVTVLLRQVGSIKKLKWDLDFADILIKGRSSKGNLVTKYSVKRIELKEKGVSTLKPRKIWFDDTVQRLNVDNRGELIGEFRGEDRLLVITQSGTVKTIIPELTTHFDSDMIVLEKWIPKKPISAIYYDGEKERYYVKRFLIEQEGKEETFISSHPDSQLEIVSTDWRPVAEVEFTKERGKDRKPNMEVDLEAFIAVKGINALGNQLTKEKINQINLLDSLPFEAPEEVHADELEVVDEETVSSGIEDKKGLDKSEQASDSSTDNNDDNALDTDGSGQVTLF from the coding sequence ATGGCAGAAGATCAAAATGAAGAGTTATTAAACGACGATAAAGGCAATCAAGAAACGATTACCAAAGTAACAGGCATGTACAAAGACTGGTTCTTAGATTACGCATCTTATGTAATCTTAGAACGTGCTGTGCCAGCAATTGAAGATGGTTTTAAGCCAGTACAACGACGTATTATGCATTCAATGAAAGATTTAGATGATGGTCGTTACAACAAGGTAGCCAATATTGTTGGTCACACCATGCAGTATCATCCACATGGTGATGCTAGTATTGCAGATGCCATGGTACAAATCGGCCAAAAAGACTTATTGATCGATACCCAAGGTAACTGGGGAAACATTCTAACAGGCGATAGTGCAGCAGCATCGCGTTACATCGAGGCAAGGCTATCTAAATTTGCGCTCGACGTTGTTTATAATCCAAAAATTACAGAATGGCAGGCTTCTTACGATGGCAGACGAAAAGAGCCCATAAATTTACCAGTAATGTTTCCATTACTATTAGCGCAAGGTGGCGAGGGGATTGCGGTTGGGCTTTCAACAAAAATACTACCTCATAACTTTATTGAGCTAATAGATGCGTCGGTGAAACATCTAAAAGGGAAGCGTTTTACGATTTACCCAGATTTTCCTACAGCAGGTATTGCCGATATAAGTAACTATAACGATGGGTTACGTGGTGGTAAAGTTAGAGTGCGAGCCAAAATTTCTCAAGTAGATAAAAATACCTTAGCCATTACAGAGATTCCTTATGGTACTACTACATCGTCTTTAATAGATTCAATTTTAAAAGCCAATGATAAAGGTAAAATTAAGATTAAACGAATAGAGGACAATACAGCAGCTGAAGTTGAAATTCTCATTCATTTACCATCGGGATTATCACCAGATAAAACCATAGATGCGCTATATGCTTTTACAGCTTGCGAAACATCCATCTCACCTTTAGGCTGCGTAATAGAAGATAACAAACCATTGTTTATAGGCGTTACGGAAATGCTCCGTCGATCTACAGATAATACGGTACAACTACTAAAACAGGAATTAGAAATAAAGCTTGGTGAGTTTGAAGAACAGTGGCATTTTGCTTCATTAGAACGCATTTTTATTGAAAATAGAATTTATCGTGATATTGAAGAAGAAGAAACTTGGGAAGGCGTAATTAAAGCCATAGATAAAGGGCTTCAACCACATATTAAACATTTAAAACGTGCCGTTACAGAAGAAGACATTGTGCGTTTAACGGAGATAAGAATTAAGCGCATATCTAAATTCGACATCGATAAGGCACAACAAAAAATCGAAGCCTTAGAAGATCAAATAGCCGAAGTTAAAAATCACTTAGCAAATCTTATCGATTATGCAATTGCCTATTTTGAAAGGCTAAAGAAAGAGTATGGTGAGGGTAAAGAACGTAAAACCGAACTGCGCATTTTTGACGATGTAGACGCTACTAAGGTCGTAATAAGAAATACAAAACTCTATGTAAATAGAGAAGAAGGCTTTGTGGGTACATCTTTAAAACGTGATGAATATGTCTGTGATTGTAGCGACATAGATGACATTATAGTGTTTACCCAAGAGGGTAAAATGATGGTAACTAAAGTAGACTCTAAAACCTTTGTAGGTAAAAATATTATTCACGTAGCGGTATTTAAGAAAAAAGACAAACGCACTATCTACAATATGATATATAGAGATGGTAAAAAAGGACCATCTTATGTTAAACGTTTTGCAGTAACTAGTATTACTAGAGATAGAGAATACGATATGACCAATGGCAATAATGGTTCTGTGGTATGGTATTTCTCCGCAAATCCTAATGGTGAGGCTGAAGTAGTAACCGTTTTACTACGTCAAGTAGGCAGTATAAAGAAATTGAAATGGGATTTAGATTTTGCAGACATTTTGATAAAAGGACGGTCGTCTAAAGGGAATTTAGTAACCAAATATTCCGTTAAACGCATTGAGCTTAAGGAAAAAGGTGTTTCAACTTTAAAGCCTCGAAAAATTTGGTTTGATGACACCGTACAGCGACTAAACGTTGATAATCGCGGAGAACTTATAGGAGAGTTTAGAGGCGAAGACCGTCTATTAGTAATCACACAATCAGGCACGGTTAAAACCATAATCCCTGAACTCACAACGCATTTTGATAGTGATATGATCGTTCTCGAAAAATGGATACCAAAAAAACCAATCTCAGCCATCTACTATGACGGTGAGAAAGAACGTTATTATGTAAAACGTTTTTTAATTGAGCAAGAGGGAAAGGAAGAAACCTTTATTTCTAGTCATCCCGATTCTCAGTTAGAAATTGTATCTACAGACTGGAGACCAGTGGCTGAGGTAGAATTTACCAAAGAGCGTGGCAAAGACCGTAAGCCAAATATGGAAGTGGATCTTGAAGCGTTTATTGCGGTAAAAGGGATTAATGCCCTTGGTAATCAATTAACAAAAGAAAAAATTAACCAAATAAATCTATTAGACTCATTACCGTTTGAGGCTCCAGAAGAAGTGCATGCAGACGAACTGGAAGTTGTAGATGAAGAAACAGTATCCTCTGGCATAGAAGATAAAAAAGGCTTAGACAAATCAGAGCAAGCTAGCGATAGCTCAACAGATAATAATGATGATAATGCCTTAGATACAGATGGTTCTGGTCAGGTTACGCTTTTCTAA
- a CDS encoding DNA topoisomerase IV subunit B translates to MTEQTNYTEDNIRSLDWKEHIRMRPGMYIGKLGDGSSPDDGIYILVKEVLDNSIDEFVMGAGKTIEISIQGDRVIVRDYGRGIPLGKVVDVVSKMNTGGKYDSKAFKKSVGLNGVGTKAVNALSTYFRVESTRDGKSASAEFELGELKDQEFLDDTSRRKGTKVTFVPDDSIFKNYKFRNEYVVKMLKNYVYLNPGLTIVFNGEKYYSENGLKDLLSENINESDMLYPIIHLRGDDIEVAITHSKTQYSEEYHSFVNGQNTTQGGTHLAAFREAIVKTVREFYGKNYDASDVRKSIVSAIAIKVMEPVFESQTKTKLGSTDMGGDLPTVRTYINDFVKTYLDNYLHKNPDTAEKIQRKILQAERERKELSGIRKLAKERAKKASLHNKKLRDCRIHFGDTKKDNYLDTTLFITEGDSASGSITKSRDVNTQAVFSLKGKPLNSYGLSKKIVYENEEFNLLQAALNIEESIEDLRYNNIVIATDADVDGMHIRLLLITFFLQFFPEVIKEGHLYILQTPLFRVRNKKETIYCYSEEERKNAIEKLKPKPEITRFKGLGEISPDEFKHFIGDDIRLDPVMLDKDMSIEELLSFYMGKNTPSRQEFIIENLKVELDIVEESA, encoded by the coding sequence AATGGGTGCTGGCAAAACCATTGAGATTTCTATTCAAGGCGATCGTGTTATTGTACGCGATTATGGTCGTGGTATTCCGTTAGGTAAGGTGGTAGATGTAGTGTCTAAGATGAATACTGGTGGAAAGTACGATTCTAAAGCTTTTAAAAAGTCCGTAGGTCTTAATGGTGTTGGTACCAAAGCGGTTAATGCGCTATCAACCTATTTTAGAGTGGAGTCTACCAGAGACGGAAAATCAGCTTCCGCAGAATTTGAATTAGGAGAATTAAAAGATCAGGAATTTTTAGACGATACATCAAGACGAAAAGGAACTAAAGTCACCTTTGTGCCAGATGATAGCATTTTTAAGAACTATAAATTCAGAAATGAATATGTGGTAAAAATGCTAAAAAACTATGTATACCTAAATCCTGGATTAACCATAGTTTTTAATGGCGAAAAGTACTACAGTGAAAATGGTTTAAAGGATTTACTTTCAGAAAACATTAATGAAAGTGATATGCTTTATCCAATTATTCATCTGCGTGGTGATGATATCGAAGTGGCTATAACACATAGTAAAACCCAATATAGCGAAGAATACCACTCGTTTGTTAATGGACAGAATACAACACAAGGCGGAACGCATTTAGCGGCTTTTAGAGAAGCAATTGTTAAGACTGTTCGTGAGTTTTATGGCAAAAACTACGATGCTTCAGATGTAAGAAAATCTATTGTATCTGCTATTGCCATTAAGGTGATGGAACCTGTTTTTGAGAGCCAGACCAAAACCAAGTTAGGTTCTACGGATATGGGTGGCGATTTACCAACAGTAAGAACATATATCAATGATTTTGTAAAAACCTATTTAGATAATTACCTGCATAAAAATCCTGACACTGCCGAAAAGATTCAGCGTAAAATTCTTCAGGCAGAACGTGAGCGTAAGGAACTATCAGGTATTAGAAAATTAGCGAAAGAGCGTGCTAAGAAGGCAAGTTTACACAACAAGAAGCTTAGAGACTGTCGTATTCACTTTGGCGATACAAAAAAAGATAATTACCTAGATACAACGTTGTTTATTACCGAGGGTGATTCCGCTTCTGGTAGTATTACAAAATCTAGAGACGTTAATACACAAGCGGTTTTCAGTCTAAAAGGTAAACCTTTAAATTCATATGGCTTAAGTAAAAAGATTGTATATGAAAATGAAGAGTTTAACCTACTTCAAGCAGCATTAAATATTGAAGAATCTATAGAAGACCTAAGATATAACAACATCGTTATAGCAACAGATGCAGATGTAGATGGTATGCACATTAGATTACTCCTAATTACATTTTTCCTGCAGTTTTTTCCTGAAGTGATTAAAGAAGGGCATCTGTACATCCTTCAAACACCCTTGTTTAGAGTAAGAAACAAGAAAGAAACAATTTATTGTTATTCTGAGGAGGAACGTAAAAATGCTATTGAAAAACTAAAGCCAAAACCAGAAATTACTCGATTTAAGGGGTTAGGTGAAATTTCGCCAGATGAGTTTAAACATTTCATTGGTGACGATATACGATTAGATCCCGTAATGTTAGACAAGGATATGTCTATTGAAGAATTGCTGTCTTTCTACATGGGAAAAAATACACCATCGCGTCAAGAATTCATTATTGAAAACCTTAAAGTAGAACTTGATATTGTTGAAGAAAGCGCATGA
- a CDS encoding helix-turn-helix domain-containing protein — MINSSDFATRLQKIIDFYDETASGFAEKIGVQRSSISHILSGRNKPSLDFVMKVLHTYPEVELYWLLNGKGNFPTTENKISKTTNPQLSLESESTSNLKESYSEIEKIVIFYKDGTFKSYNP; from the coding sequence ATGATAAACTCATCAGATTTTGCTACTCGTCTGCAAAAAATCATAGATTTTTATGATGAAACCGCATCTGGTTTTGCAGAAAAAATAGGAGTGCAACGTTCTAGTATATCCCATATTCTCTCTGGTAGAAACAAGCCAAGTTTAGATTTTGTAATGAAAGTACTTCACACCTATCCCGAAGTAGAATTGTATTGGTTATTAAATGGTAAAGGAAATTTTCCTACTACAGAAAATAAAATTTCAAAAACCACAAATCCTCAACTTAGTTTAGAATCTGAAAGCACATCAAATCTTAAAGAATCATATTCTGAAATAGAAAAAATAGTGATCTTTTATAAAGACGGTACTTTTAAAAGCTACAATCCTTAA
- the aroB gene encoding 3-dehydroquinate synthase: MKSINTKSAIVHFNENIYTELNNYIKSTKPSKIFILVDTNTHDACLAKFLARVETGDIVVEVMEMPEGEDHKTIDICTGVWEALSEYYADRKSLLINLGGGVVTDLGGFVASTYMRGIDYINVPTSLLAMVDASVGGKTGVDLGNLKNQIGVISEGSMVLIDTSFLETLPKNHMVSGYAEMLKHGLVYDKSYWHTLLNFENLDVLALDKMIYDSVVIKNKIVSKDPTEQGLRKVLNFGHTLGHAIESYFLGNADKVPLLHGEAIAIGMLLEAYISTKTVGLLDQEFKDIEEGILRTFSKVEISENDQKAIINLLKYDKKNSHGKVKFVLLETIGKPKINCEVENGILLEAFKYFNS, encoded by the coding sequence ATGAAATCTATAAATACTAAAAGTGCCATTGTTCACTTTAATGAAAATATATACACAGAGCTTAATAATTACATAAAATCTACAAAGCCTTCAAAAATATTTATACTCGTAGATACAAATACCCATGATGCCTGCCTTGCTAAGTTTTTGGCTCGTGTAGAAACTGGAGATATTGTTGTTGAAGTTATGGAAATGCCAGAGGGTGAAGATCATAAAACGATAGATATTTGCACTGGTGTTTGGGAAGCCTTATCAGAGTATTATGCTGACCGAAAAAGTCTATTGATTAACTTGGGAGGTGGAGTTGTTACCGATCTTGGTGGTTTTGTTGCCAGCACTTACATGAGAGGTATAGACTACATTAATGTACCAACATCTTTATTGGCAATGGTAGATGCCTCTGTTGGTGGTAAAACAGGTGTTGATCTTGGGAATTTAAAAAATCAAATAGGCGTTATTAGCGAAGGGAGCATGGTACTAATCGACACCTCTTTTTTAGAAACATTACCCAAAAACCATATGGTTTCTGGGTATGCAGAAATGTTAAAACATGGATTGGTTTATGATAAATCTTATTGGCACACTCTTTTAAATTTTGAGAATTTAGATGTCCTAGCATTAGATAAGATGATTTATGATTCTGTTGTTATTAAGAATAAAATAGTTTCTAAAGACCCTACGGAACAAGGCTTAAGGAAGGTTTTAAACTTTGGGCATACGCTTGGCCATGCTATAGAAAGTTACTTTTTGGGCAACGCTGACAAAGTTCCGCTGCTGCATGGTGAAGCCATAGCAATAGGTATGTTACTAGAAGCCTATATCTCTACAAAAACTGTTGGATTATTAGACCAAGAGTTTAAAGACATTGAAGAAGGAATATTAAGAACATTCTCTAAAGTTGAAATCAGTGAAAATGATCAAAAAGCGATAATCAACCTTTTAAAGTACGATAAAAAGAATAGTCACGGAAAAGTAAAATTTGTGCTGCTTGAAACAATTGGAAAACCAAAAATTAATTGCGAGGTCGAAAATGGTATATTACTCGAAGCCTTTAAATACTTCAATTCTTAA